Proteins from one Fragaria vesca subsp. vesca linkage group LG6, FraVesHawaii_1.0, whole genome shotgun sequence genomic window:
- the LOC101306071 gene encoding uncharacterized protein LOC101306071, producing MVRYQRCHQWRKGEKHIDEDEESQTFLMDFANSGYYKRSSPKLLYLLFISLLSCSFILAPHLFSSSTTFSLLYSTLIEDEGLVADMNINAPLCSSISNGAICCDRSSIRSDICIMKGDVRTQSTSFSIFVYGSEDRSSSNSQFSGIVGENEDGELQHERIKPYTRKWETSVMNTIDELHLIAKKDSTLDLYEQQCDVQHDVPAVFFSTGGYTGNVYHEFNDGILPLYITSQHFNKKVVFVIQDYHNWWVMKYGDILSQLSDYPPIDYSGDKRTHCFPEAIVGLRIHDELSIDSSLMERNKDIVDFRDLLDRAYWPRIRGLIQDEEREAQEKLSVSPTFESSLQMKKEVQGDQLVKKPKLLIISRNGSRAITNEDLLVKMAEKIGFEVEVLRPDPTTELAKIYRALNASDVMIGVHGAAMTHFLFMKPHSVFIQVIPLGTEWAAEEYYGEPAKKLGLKYIGYQILARESSLYGKYDRDDLVLRDPQSVNKKGWEYTKKIYLDGQTVRLDLGRFRKRLVHAYDYMFSRINQRPHLKYSQ from the exons ATGGTGCGCTATCAGCGGTGTCATCAGTGGAGAAAAGGTGAAAAGCATATAGACGAAGATGAAGAGTCTCAGACGTTTCTGATGGATTTTGCTAACTCTGGTTATTACAAAAGATCAAGCCCCAAGCTTCTCTATCTTCTCTTCATCTCTCTTCTCTCTTGCAGCTTCATATTAGCCCCTCACCTCTTCAGCTCCAGCACCACTTTCTCTCTCTTAT ATTCAACTCTGATAGAAGATGAAGGGCTTGTTGCTGATATGAATATAAATGCTCCCCTCTGTTCTTCTATCTCTAATG GAGCTATATGTTGTGATCGTAGCAGTATTCGTTCAGATATTTGTATCATGAAAGGGGATGTAAGAACCCAGTCTACTTCCTTTTCGATCTTTGTCTATGGATCTGAAGACAGAAGTAGCTCCAATAGTCAGTTTTCAGGTATCGTCGGGGAAAATGAAGATGGGGAACTCCAACATGAAAGAATCAAACCATATACCCGGAAATGGGAAACTAGTGTGATGAACACCATTGATGAATTACACCTCATTGCAAAGAAAGACAGTACTCTAGACCTGTACGAACAACAGTGTGATGTCCAACATGATGTTCCAGCTGTGTTTTTTTCGACTGGGGGCTATACCGGTAATGTTTATCATGAATTCAATGATGGGATTCTGCCACTGTACATTACTTCCCAGCATTTCAACAAGAAGGTTGTGTTTGTCATTCAGGATTATCATAATTGGTGGGTCATGAAATATGGAGACATTCTTTCGCAGCTATCTGATTATCCACCTATAGACTATAGTGGAGATAAGAGAACACATTGCTTCCCTGAGGCCATTGTTGGTCTGAGAATTCATGACGAGCTCTCTATTGATTCTTCACTGATGGAGAGGAATAAGGACATTGTTGATTTCAGGGATCTCCTAGACCGAGCATACTGGCCTCGAATTAGAGGTCTAATTCAAGATGAGGAACGAGAAGCACAAGAGAAGCTTTCAGTGTCTCCCACATTTGAAAGCTCCTTACAGATGAAAAAAGAAGTGCAAGGAGATCAACTTGTGAAGAAGCCGAAACTGCTAATCATATCTCGGAATGGATCAAGAGCGATAACTAATGAAGATTTATTGGTGAAGATGGCTGAGAAAATTGGTTTTGAAGTTGAGGTTTTGAGACCAGACCCTACGACAGAGTTAGCAAAGATATATCGGGCACTTAATGCAAGTGATGTCATGATTGGAGTTCATGGTGCTGCCATGACTCATTTTCTCTTCATGAAGCCTCACTCTGTTTTCATACAAGTTATTCCTCTTGGAACTGAATGGGCAGCAGAAGAGTACTATGGAGAACCTGCAAAGAAGCTTGGCTTAAAATACATTGGCTATCAAATTCTAGCAAGAGAGAGCTCTTTGTATGGCAAATATGATAGAGATGATCTTGTTCTTCGAGATCCACAGAGCGTAAACAAAAAGGGATGGGAATACACGAAGAAGATCTATCTTGATGGCCAAACTGTGAGATTAGACCTCGGGAGATTTCGGAAACGTTTGGTTCATGCTTATGATTATATGTTCAGTCGAATTAACCAGCGTCCCCATCTGAAATATTCACAGTGA